AAAAGAACTTAAGGAGAAGGGATTGATTTAATTTATGAATGTGGAATTGGTGATGGATATCTTAATGAATTATTTTCTGCAACAGTAGGGGGGGCAAAGGGTTACAAAGCTTCCTTTTCGGCTTTTAGCTCTGCCTGTTTCCTCAATTCCTTGAATGGCTTCCTTATGGTTAGGGTTCCTTCAAGTGTTTTGAATGGGTCTGAGGGTAGGGGGATAAGCT
This Candidatus Methanomethylicota archaeon DNA region includes the following protein-coding sequences:
- a CDS encoding division/cell wall cluster transcriptional repressor MraZ, giving the protein MSILKLDKRGRLTLPKKLRETLGIEGKILVINAGDHLKLIPLPSDPFKTLEGTLTIRKPFKELRKQAELKAEKEAL